ATAAGACTTCTAACTAGTTGTCAATAAAGTGTACCATCACTGAGAGGAGTACCATCAGTAGTGGACAAATGCTTAGTGGAGTCAAATGGCGTACTAGCGATTTTTGTATTAGTGATACCAGCTCGAGATATGAGATCTATGGCATCAGAAGATACTTCAATGCTCAAAAAATAACTTAGGtttccaagatctttcatttcaaactGCTAATGAAGAAATGATTTGAGATCATTAATTCTATTTGTATTATCGCCAGTGATTATCATATCATCCACATATAGTAAAAGTAAAATATTCCCTTGAATTCGTCTGGCCCATTTAAGGTTCAAGAGTCCTTTAACCAGTCGAATCTTAGTTCaactgttttatttttattttttatactaGGACTTGAACTTGGGTCTCCCAGATATATACCAAGTATCATAATCAACAAGACTACaactattaatatttttatatattagttgattatttaataaataattaatagttttcttttgttatattattatttttaatgattGGAAGAGGAGTAAGAGAAGTGTTTAttcatttattaattaatttatgatcatgGCCAACAAATGATGATAAAtgctaattaattatttaataattaattaatagtttTATTTCACTATATAATTATTCTTAATAATCATGGTGGTAAATGATTTTATGAATTtactatttttaatataataatcttgaattaTGATGAATTATAACAAACCTTGAATTGAACTGTGAACAGATGATTTTAAACTATGAACCGTCTTTGTCTTGGACAGTACAAGATTCAAGATCGACCTGCTAGTAATCGTCAAATTGACTGTTCAAACCGTGGTCGGATTTAGACTccctaatttaaaaaataatcaaacttTGGAATAAGATAGAttaatgaatttaaaaaaatttaagtcattttaaattaaaattagaaaaatgatatgctcaaggaaaaaatcTCAATGAAAAACTCAAGAATAGACATATAAATTCATAAGGCCcacaaaaaataaaatgatggacaataaatttatatatctatcctttaaactttttttaagatttttttcttAGCATATCATCCCTCCTAAAATTAATATACTTTCAGAATCTTTTTAATATATCTATGTCTTCCTGTACAGTGTAAATTGATTGAGAGGCGTAAATTTTTAAATgggttgaaaaatatttaaacgtgcaaaagaaaaattaaatacagaaagaagaaagagacataattgaattttgaatcttACTCCCGGTTCAgtcaaatataatatatatatatattttttttattttgtttcggGTCTCGGTCTCGGGCCTCTCGGCCATGAACATTGGGCACTAAATGTCTCCGGCATCATCAAAACCATACCGCCGACCACTATTTTAAAACCACGCATTGAATTCGCCGTACACGAAGGGAAAGATCCAACAAATCATTCATGTCCATCCACCACAACACAATCATTGATGTCCATTTTCCCCCTTTTTTACATGTGTCGGTAATTATTAAATCTTTTCAGATAATTAATCAAGCAGGTCCCCCGTGATAATTCCATCTTGAAATTGAAATTGCACCGCCCAAATCCGAATGTGCTCCAATAATTAACCATTCTCTTATTCATCCAGTCACAATTACTGTCTTATGTACCAAATCTTCTAATGTTTTTCGTCTGATTATTATtcatgagttttttttaaaaaaaaattaagaaagggTGCGGAACAGGCCAAATTGATTGAAAAGCAAGAACATCATTGAAAAACAGGACTTTACGCGACAAACGTACACTGATAATGAAATCaagcaaagaaaagaaaatagtaataatattatattatttaattaggAATTAAGAGGTAGTAGCTAGACAGCTCGACGACGACGGCGGCCATTCGATCGAGACGGACGGAGCAAGCAGCCGGCCTCTCGAATTTATTGTGGATTAGTAGTCGGAGGCGAGCTGCTCGTGCGTGCGGCTGATGAAGAAGGTCTCGTAGACGATCCCGGCGATGGCGCCTCCCACAAGCGGACCCACCCAGTAGATCCAGTGGTAGGTCCAGTCCCAGCTGACGAGCGCCGGGCCGAAGGCGATGGCCGGGTTCATGGACGCGCCGTCGAAGGCGCCGCCCACCAGGATGTTGGCCCCCACGATGAAGCCGATGGCGATGGGCGCGATGGTGCCCAGGGTGCCCTTCTTGGGGTCCACCGCCGTCGCGTACACCGTGTACACCAGCCCGAACGTCATCACGATCTCCAGCACCAACGCCTCCCACACGCCCACCCCCGAAGACAGCCCGAAGGTGCCGGTGGGAAGCCCGGTGGTGAAGAGAAGCAGCAGGGACGCCGCCGTCGACCCCAGGAGCTGCGCGATCCAGTACAGGATCCCCCGAAACAGAGTGATGTTGCCGCCCACGAACACCCCGAAAGTCACCGCCGGGTTCACGTGCCCGCCGGAGATGTTTGCCCCCACGGCCACCGCCACGAATAGCGCAAATCCGTGCGCGATAGACGCCGCCACCAGCCCCGCCGGCGTCGTTGCCCCGTCGCTCGTCAACTTGTCTGAAACAAATAGTTAAGCAGGGGGGGAATCAATGTGTCTTCAAATTAGTCGATGTGAGGCCGAAATATTGTAATTAATCTGCGTGTCCTAGTACGTACTAAAGGCTATGCCGGAGCCTTGGCCGGCGAAGACGAAAATGAGGGTGGATATGAACTCGGCGAGCGCCGCCTTCAGGGCGGACGGATGAGTCGCCTCCACGGGAGTTCCGATCGCGATTCTGGAGATCGGCATTCTGTATTTCTCGCTCAAAAATCGAGCTTTGTGCGAGTGAAGCAGCCGGAAGCTCCGGCAGCTTAAATAACGCGAAGGTGGGGTAGACAGATGACCGGTGTAGCCGGTAGACGgcaaaatattgatttttttgaaagagttttattATTGCAATAGTTGTCTTCTATTTAATATATAcatgagaaaaataataaatactagtgatcgtgcac
This window of the Zingiber officinale cultivar Zhangliang chromosome 3B, Zo_v1.1, whole genome shotgun sequence genome carries:
- the LOC121967666 gene encoding aquaporin TIP1-1-like — protein: MPISRIAIGTPVEATHPSALKAALAEFISTLIFVFAGQGSGIAFNKLTSDGATTPAGLVAASIAHGFALFVAVAVGANISGGHVNPAVTFGVFVGGNITLFRGILYWIAQLLGSTAASLLLLFTTGLPTGTFGLSSGVGVWEALVLEIVMTFGLVYTVYATAVDPKKGTLGTIAPIAIGFIVGANILVGGAFDGASMNPAIAFGPALVSWDWTYHWIYWVGPLVGGAIAGIVYETFFISRTHEQLASDY